One window of Colias croceus chromosome 6, ilColCroc2.1 genomic DNA carries:
- the LOC123692829 gene encoding uncharacterized protein LOC123692829: MNQTFVLHLIVFTCILCIIQSSSISSLIESKGHGVIRHVDGVEFDSISRGTLLQILSAFDENIKSRMGGKKIPLFKAEFANNKHTYPFIYPHFFNKKEIWM, translated from the exons ATGAATCAAACGTTTGTTTTGCACCTTATCGTTTTCACGTGCATACTATGCATTATACAGAGTAGTTCTATTTCAAGCCTTATTGAAAGTAAAG GTCATGGTGTTATACGACATGTAGACGGCGTAGAATTTGACTCAATATCCCGAGGCACTCTATTGCAAATCCTATCTGCTTTTGATGAGAACATCAAATCAAGGATGGGCGGGAAGAAAATACCCCTGTTTAAAGCGGAATTTGCTAACAATAAACACACGTATCCATTTATTTATCCGCACTTCTTTAATAAGAAAGAAATTTGGATGTGA
- the LOC123692617 gene encoding facilitated trehalose transporter Tret1-2 homolog: MSLEFTYPDPGFWTATSLIQLGYGIWVNLSIVTIGLTFGFSAVAIPQLNSPDSEIFLTVADESWIASVLTLVSPIGCVICGYCMDNFGRRIMLVLSGIPVAIGWFYTGSAQTAFQIIIGRVITGIGIGMVMSVPRVYMTEISLPNMRGVIGSFPNIAMSIGITTQAGLGSFLDWTILCYICGIYSCILVVCNIFLPETPYYLLQKSSIEDAEESLKKFRSKKHNIDAEMDEMLDFKIDNNIRKLTLKEQIAAMFMKSSCKPFFLMFMYLLITQVSGVTIVTMWAVDILEHSKSSVDAHMANVMLGITRLLAGILTSALILRVGRRPLALISGFGVGVSAIILSFIMIYMDYPSVYPQMCYVAYITFASLGHYPLPVLVMFELYPLQIRGILGGISIAILNFLMFGANKSFPYVRDAFGYAATIMGFGVSSLLGCLFLYLYLPETKNLTLQEIEEYYKDLRPTLTSQRRIKSEMYLRNVPSGVSKSLIRMDRHRDRSMSLRRMSPDLGNKAPDTKQTDKANADKSKDADKSKDADKSKDGDKTK; this comes from the exons ATGTCCCTGGAATTCACATACCCTGACCCAGGTTTCTGGACAGCAACTTCTTTAATCCAACTTGGATATGGCATATGGGTGAACTTATCCATAGTTACTATTGGACTCACGTTCGGCTTCTCAGCAGTGGCCATACCACAACTGAATTCACCAgattctgaaatatttttgacCGTGGCGGACGAGTCATGGATTG CTAGTGTCCTCACCTTGGTATCACCGATTGGTTGTGTAATATGTGGATACTGCATGGATAACTTTGGGCGTCGAATCATGCTTGTTCTCAGTGGTATACCCGTGGCTATTGGCTGGTTTTATACTGGTTCCGCGCAAACCGCTTTCCAGattataatag GGAGAGTCATCACTGGAATAGGCATCGGAATGGTGATGAGCGTACCCAGAGTGTACATGACGGAGATTTCCTTACCAAACATGCGGGGGGTGATTGGCTCCTTTCCCAATATTGCTATGTCGATCGGAATTACGACTCAG gcTGGCTTAGGATCGTTCTTAGACTGGACAATACTATGTTATATTTGCGGTATTTATTCATGTATTCTCGTGGTTTGTAACATTTTCCTTCCTGAGACACCGTATTACTTATTACAAAAATCGTCAATAGAAGACGCAGAGGAATCACTGAAAAAGTTTCGCTCaaagaaacataatattgatgCAGAGATGGATGAAATGctagattttaaaattgataataatatacgaAA gtTAACATTAAAGGAGCAGATTGCAGCAATGTTTATGAAGTCTTCCTGTAAGCCGTTCTTCTTGATGTTTATGTATCTGCTGATCACTCAGGTCTCTGGAGTTACTATAGTTACGATGTGGGCTGTTGATATTTTGGAG cATTCAAAGTCGAGTGTGGACGCTCACATGGCGAACGTCATGTTGGGCATTACAAGACTCCTGGCAGGAATACTAACATCGGCTCTTATCCTTAGAGTTGGCAGAAGACCTCTAGCACTTATATCAG GTTTCGGAGTGGGTGTTTCTGCTATTATCCTAAGCTTTATAATGATATACATGGACTATCCCAGTGTATACCCACAAATGTGCTATGTGGCTTACATAACATTCGCGTCTTTGGGACATTATCCACTACCCGTTCTTGTTATGTTTGAATTGTATCCTTTGCAG ATTCGTGGCATTTTGGGTGGAATATCAATAGCAATACTAAACTTTCTCATGTTTGGCGCCAATAAGAGTTTTCCCTATGTGCGGGACGCGTTTGGTTACGCCGCTACTATTATGGGCTTTGGAGTTAGTTCCTTATTAG GCTGCCTCTTCCTCTACCTCTATCTGCCCGAAACAAAAAATCTCACACTTCAAGAAATagaggaatattataaagactTACGTCCAACCCTGACCTCCCAAAGACGGATAAAGTCCGAAATGTACTTACGGAATGTGCCCAGTGGTGTCAGCAAATCGTTAATTCGAATGGACAGACACAGAGACAGGTCTATGAGCTTGCGTAGAATGTCACCAGATCTTGGTAATAAGGCTCCAGAcacaaaacaaacagacaaagcTAATGCGGATAAAAGTAAAGATGCAGATAAGAGTAAGGATGCAGATAAAAGTAAGGATGGGGATAAAACTAAGTGA